TTGaatcattatattaaaattattaataatgttaattcTGAATTGAGAAAATGATAAAGTTAATCAAACTctacacaaataaataaataaataaatatatactttttttataattagtgatcatataataactttataatttttatttgtagaaaACTGATTctgattttcattatttgtcagcataaattatttatattaagaattaatttaaaatcataaaaaaattaattttaaaatagttattataaaatttaacaagaTTACCgtaaataaactattattattgtCTAGACTATACTGTTATAAagaggatttttctttttaatgtatacattttctaattattttcttagtttaatcaatttttaaatcaaataaataaaaaaatattatcaacacactataataattaaattgtgcaccgaaacaaaataattaaattgagcatctaaaaataataattaaattgagcAAGTATCATAGTTGAATAACATATCCATCAAAACGTTGGTAAACGGactaaaaaatgtaataaaaaagtcGAAACACGATTTGCACTTGACTCAACCAAAGCTGTAACGGCTACTTATAGGAGAACCGTTGGATACGTGGACACGTGGCACGCTCCTCGAGGCatcttttctcctttcttctcttcactctctttctctttgctacAATCACTTCACACACTGCACTGTGTCTACTTCTGCTCTGCTTCCTTTTCAATTAGGGTTTTCTCATCTCCAAGATCAACGTCAACATGAACATCTTCAAGAAGAAAACTTCACCCAAAGGTGCACccccttttcttcctctttttctctttcaaaattttccacATTGTTTTATTTCCCTTTTTCTGTAAAGCTTATGATTTGCGCCCTGAATTCGAACTTTCCTTTCCTCTTAGAATTGGATCTAGTTTTCGTTGAGAAGACATACCCGGgtctttagaattttaaaaacattttgggTTTTGTGCTGCTAATTttgtagaattattttttttgtccatATTTTGTGGTATTGTTTGAATTTGGTGAAAGTTGGAAAGGAAGTAGGAGTGTTGAACTTCTTATTGTCTCTGGGTAGTGGCACTCATTTGCGtctgttttgattttgatgacagAAGCTCTGCGGTCAAGTAAGAGGGAAATGGCTGTTGCAACCAGAGGTAATTACTTGAATGGTTGATGATTCAGAAGTTGTAGCATTTACTATCTGCTTGTATGATGCAATGGTGATTTGGTTTTTCATTGAGAAATGTATTTTCCCCAAATAGCAAAAAAATAGCTTCCTTGAGTACAATGGTACTTCATCACATCTGGGTCTTACTTCTGTGTGTAATCTCTCCTTAACTCTTGCTTTcatcaaattgaataaatttgaaaccTCATAGGGTTAGGGAAAttacaagaataaaatcaatttatgaaTTCAGCTGCGAGACCCAGAGCATGTGCTCTGATAATTTATGAATTACAAGAATAATGTGTGTTAATGCAAGTGAATTTCCTTTTTGAATATAATGTATATCGTATGAGGCGGCATATTTCATGTGATAAATAGTTGAGATGGCCGAAGCTAATAGTTAAATCATATATAGGAGAATCTAGAAAACAATTTTATGGGCAGTGTACAACTAAAATTTCCCGTGCAAACTATTTTTGGTtgatctttttaaaattattttcttcaatatttgtGAACAGGAGAAGTTGCTAATTACTGTCTTCGTTTTGCTTCCCTACTACCATAACTGTTTATATGAATCAAAACCGAAATACTACTGATTTGTTGTGGAGGACATAATCTTAAATCCCTaagattatatttgttttagtcGGTTCCCTTGCCAACCAATAGACCAATTGGTAGTTCCATTTGATTAGCCCCGTGTAATTATTGGTAGAAAATATTCAGGCCGATATACATAAGTCAACCTACCTTAACTTTCAACAACATTTTTTGTTtctcaactttatttttgtccttgctcctaatttttagttttgtcCTAAGTACTTTTGTCTTACCTTAATGGTTTCTTGTATCTATATTTCCCTATTGGTTTTCCTTTAAAACCATTACCTTGAATTTTGACcaatcatttttgttttcttattttgtgtGCCTGTGCTAAATACATACTCAAATTATGTATGTATTTCTTCATAAAGGACTTCTTTCAAAACATTGCGTCAACATAGGTTGAGTTTCACTAATGGTTATATCATATATGGAtgtacatttaaaaatattagtaggAATTAGTAAGACTTGACATTCGATATTGTTCTTCtctgttttcttctcttctttggGATGTACATTTAaaggtattaaaaaatatcaaggGTTCAAACTTAGTTCATATTTCCATAAGGCAACTCttatgtttgttttctttttctttcatttaatctTGTAGGAATTGAAAGAGAGATAACATCACTTCAGATGGAGGTACATAATGATAACAAAGACATTCTTAGTGTTTTGCTTTCtgtttcatatttgtttttagtGCTTCATTTCCTTGTCAAttgcaggaaaaaaaattggtgGCAGAAATTAAGAGAGAAGCAAAAACTGGAAATGAAGTACGTTTCTCATTTAAATGCCTCTCCTCCACAATTGTTAATGAGCCACAAAACCATACTTGTTTGGTGTTTATGTGGTCCACAGGTTATAGATAATATGATATTGATAACAACCTTTGATCTGTTGTATATCTGTGTTTTCATCTCACTTTGGATTTCCAGTTCACCAGTGTATTCTCCACCGTTAGTCTCTGAGGAATGATAGTGTATTAGTTCATTTTATTCAACAGAgtaatttatatgttaatttgagTTTCAGTAGTAAGCTCATTTGCCTATTTCCAAGATAATATCCCGTGTTTTGTGTATATGAACCTGTTTTATTgacattcatgataatagctaCATAGAAATACTGAATAAGGAAGTGTCGGGTTACAGGCTGCCACCAGAATCTTAGCTCGTCAACTTGTTAGGTTACGTCAACAGATAACCAATTTGCAGGGAAGTCGTGCGCAGATCAGGGGTGTAGCAACTCACACACAGGTATGCATTTTGATTCTAACAATATCAAGACTCTTAGTTTTTCATAATTTCCAAATTTCTTTTGCAGGCATTATATGCAAGCACTTCAATCTCCACAGGAATGAAGGGTGCAACTAAAGCAATGGTGGCAATGAATAAGGTAATGTTACCCAAATTTATTCTGCATCATGTCACTCAAATTATGGAatgcatttcttttattaattgtttgtgTTATCCAAGGTTCCTATCCTTGGTACTAAATCTGAATTTAGTAAATGGCCAAAAAGTCTTGAACTTGAGTATTCCATTGAATATGTTGACTGAAAGCTTATATTAGGTTTTTCagcaattttgttttttcactgAATCAAAAGTTCATATATGTGAGATTCTTTTCCAGACATGACTAAAAATGATGCATTATCTTTTCTTCTCAGCAAATGGCACCGGCAAAACAGGTGAAAGTGATCAGAGAATTCCAAAAGCAATCAGCCCAATTGGACATGACGGTAATTTACCCCTTTAACCAAGATTTCTGATGTGTTCTCATGCAAGTTTTATGCATTAGTGGTAGCCTTTTATTTTAGACTGGTCCAGTATGGTCTTTCATTAGGTAGCATATAACCCAGTTGTCTTAACAATAATATGTCAATATTGTGAGACGTTGTTAGGAAGACGGACTCTGGAATTTACAGCAACTCTCTCAGTCCATGAAAGAGGGTTTTGCACactaaaaattgaaagaagttatttttttcatttcagcATAAATTACTGTTAATTTAAATTCTCAGTTCAGTGTATTTTCAATTGTGTCGTTATTGCATGGTCCATCTAAAGCATGGTGGTTCATAGATAAAAGAAGTCATTTTCATTACcaatatctaataaaaatatattttaattgggAAATTGATTGAAggaataaacaataaaataacagttaaatgaagaaaaacatgtGTACCAATGAAGTTGAGGACTATGGATGTAATTTAATGTGTGTCAGCCATTAAGCTTAGTTTTCAGCTGGAAGCAAAAGGAAATCTGCATGGAAAAGGATGTACTAGCAACAGCGCAAAAGAAACATGGAAGGCAGAACTGAAATAGTAATAACAAAAAGACTTTTTTAAAGTCTAGGGAGTAGCCAAGTTGTGCTCGAGTATTAAGTAGAAGCAACCAAAAAGGAAGTATCCATGAAAAGTATTGGCTTCGTGTCTCAGTAGTTTCTGTGTTGCTGTAAACTGCTAAGAGGGTGTTTATAGGGAAGTTGGAAAAAACTAgcgttttcattttttaaatagattattATCACCCTGTTCAAATTTCCAATTAGCTGGAAATGATTATTTTAGTGcacttgttttttattaaaaataaaacggGGTGCTTATTAAATTTGTGAAACAAAAGGCATCTATGGCACACAGCTGTGATGCCTGTGCCTGATAGTGATATTCAAGGTCAGCTCCACCAATGCATTTAATGATATTTTCGTTTgcttcataaattttaataatgtatttgtAGATTGAGATGATGTCAGAATCTATTGATGAAACTTTAGACAAAGATGAAGCCGAGGAAGAAACCGAAGAGCTCACCAACCAGGTGAATATGAATACTTAATTGTACAGCCTGATATTATAAGTattctctttttctaaaatttccattttattcATGATAGGTTCTTGATGAGATTGGAGTGGATATTGCATCCCAGGTTGGTTCTAGACACAGCATGAATCCTTTGTCTTTGCActaattatttcattcaattaGTTTTCTGAATGTTGAACCTGATGGTGATATTTTATGATGCTAGTTATCTTCTGCTCCGAAAGGACGAATTGCTTCAAGGAATACTGAAAATGTTGCTCCAAGGTACATTTTATAGGTCAAGTTGCTTCAAGGAATACTGAAAATGCTGTTTTGTGTTAGATTATCCTTTAAACTTGTTGATCTTTCAGTTAAAGcttttaaaacactttttattgTGTTGACTGTGGTATTTTATGAGAGAAATTTCTTTTTGGATGCAGATCAGAAGAATCCCAAGATGTTGAAGAACTTGAAAAGAGATTGGCATCTCTTCGAAGAATATAAATATCTGGCTGCTACGCTCACCTGTGTTTCTTAATGTACAAAtcgttatatataatatagcaATTCAGAGATTGTATTATTGGCACctcataattacaaaatttatgcGGTTGTGTTTGGACATAAAAAACTAGTAAAAGTAGACTGGGATATTTCAGACTGCTGCAAACCTTTATTAAAATTTGGGAATTTGTAAATCTGTATGTgggtattttattaacttttttttctgtAGTTGATGCGAAAAAAGAGACAGCACAGAAGCCAATGCAAGTGGCTTCCATGCAGGAATGAAGATGAATGCAGTAAAAGTTGACtaatttatgatgttttttCCGACAAAAATTCATGTTAAAAAATCACTATATAATCTATGGTGGCATGGCACCTTTTTCTACTCTAATTCTTGTTTAAAAATACTACACAATCGAGTATGTActgtatataataaataaatgaaataataacataaataataaaataatatcacaataaaactttttcttcctttttctctttattttttctaactcAAACAGTTAATTTTATCcatttgtgttttctttcttcattttgttcTCGAGCCTAAGATCACAAATGTGCAAAGAAATTGAACCATAGAGTGAGAGAGGTAATTCGAAATCGGATTTAGCTGACATCGACTTTGTAATTCGAAAAACGCTATCATACAACTTCAGCACAAGGTGGGCCTCCTTGGTAATCACTTCAAACAAAAATTCTTCTCCTTGTAtgcataaacataaaaatgtaTTACTTCTATTGCAGCCATTTCAGATTCACCAACAATATCTTCAAGCTCCAGCGGCTGATGATGAGTAAAATAATGTTCCTATACACTTTTATATAACATCAAATTCTAGTAAGTTTCAATCTTGCTTTGCCCAAAAATTACAGAAAAGATTGTGAAATGAAGTAAACGAATAATTTTAAGATCTCTCTCGACGAGTTTCTTCACAAACTCCTagagaaagaaataagaaaaattgagaTTAACTTTTCTATAAACTAAAATGAACTTGTACATGGACTCATTTTTAGAAGTTCTCCCCTATGGCGTGTCTAATTTATGTTTAACTTACACATAAACTAATggagaaattaaattattttaatcttcttATACTTCTCCCCTGTAAGAACTTATGATAAAGTAGTTCATCTAAACAGGCCCATAGTCCTAAACCCAAGTTTTTAATTggtcaattttaaatttatttatttttaatccttaaaaatatattaaaagaaactgTTTTcgggttttaaaaaaatagtttattatgaGAAGAACAGCAGCAATTTCTCCAGAGCCTAACAAGGCCAAACAGAAGGCTAAAGCTGACGGTTCCTTCCACATGAGGACTGAACAACCTGCTTACCAGCACGACGTTCTGGACTCTCATACGGTCACAGGTAATCTCAACTACACCTTAGGACTCATAAAGCATGGTTTTCTCCGTCACTGTTTTGCCCGCGATCGTGTTTATGTAATACCACATCCAATTGTTGTCAATCTTGACAATATGTACATTGGCGCGCGCAATACAATCCGCGGTAGTCTTATCCGACTCCACAATCTGAAGATGATAATGAGCAACAAAGTGTTTTACGCGTTGATGAAATATCAAATGCACTAGCTTCCGGATGCAATCTTGTAACATACATGAAGCTCAGAGCCCTAGCTCTAACCGACGTACCAAGTAGGTGCGATTCGGGTGGACTCGAGAGGCCTAGAGATGTAACGGATCTTCCGATCCCCACACCCTTCGCCTTTGCTATCCAACAGCTGGGCATTGTAAAAAGTGCTGACTTACAATATGATTTGAAAGTCGTACCCTGCAAGCCACAGACGGGATTTAGATTCGGCCAACCCACAGGCACTCTCTGGAACCCTAACGCTTATCAACAAGCGGTTGAGTTTGCAAGAAACCTTGGTATGCGATTCACAATCGTTGATACCACTGTCAAAGAAGGCACTGCTTGGTGGCTATTTCAGCAAGACTACGCAGAAGATGTCTTTCAGCTAACCTGCCCTTATCCAGAAACCAACTTCACAGAAATGATGACGCTGCCTCACTCGCTGTATCTTAACAATGAAGGACCCAACCCATCGAACCCAATCTCCGACCTCACCGGCGCCCCACACACTGGAAATTTCGGCATCATGATGCAGTCTCCACACCATGGAATCAACATCTCTACATTTAAAGCCATCTCCGACACAACCAACGATTAATGCACTAATTTTTGAGAATTTATGCTTTATTTTGACAATGGTATTAAGTTGTTTAGTTTTGTAGTCCGATTAAACTCTTGATTCGGACTTGAATTGAAATGTTAATTTATGTttgacgaaaaaaaaaaaaaaacttcagccgagttaggtttaaagtttatttatccGCATGCTATCGGAGTTATGCTATATATTAAATAGTTGTTCTTTTACCTTGTTGACTTTATCAAGATTACATTAACATTAGATTATGCATCTCCGTAGCATCTGCATTTTTACGACATATGATGTCTAATGTAAAATCTTGTACCACAAAACTAGATTCTTGTCTACGTCCAGGATCAGACTTACTTACTGTTACGTGTTAGTGATGAGTTTAGCATGTATCTACTGTTAGGTTCCTTTGAAATTAATATCTACTGTTAGCAACTTTTCTCGGTAGGAATGATTTCAATCTCTGATAACATTCATGAAAATAACCTATAGCAGAAGCCTAAATTATCATCAAACTAATATATGGAAGCTTTTTCTATTAAAAGGGTACAAATCATAAAGTTTAAGT
This DNA window, taken from Vigna radiata var. radiata cultivar VC1973A chromosome 5, Vradiata_ver6, whole genome shotgun sequence, encodes the following:
- the LOC106761175 gene encoding vacuolar protein sorting-associated protein 2 homolog 2, producing MNIFKKKTSPKEALRSSKREMAVATRGIEREITSLQMEEKKLVAEIKREAKTGNEAATRILARQLVRLRQQITNLQGSRAQIRGVATHTQALYASTSISTGMKGATKAMVAMNKQMAPAKQVKVIREFQKQSAQLDMTIEMMSESIDETLDKDEAEEETEELTNQVLDEIGVDIASQLSSAPKGRIASRNTENVAPRSEESQDVEELEKRLASLRRI
- the LOC111241564 gene encoding uncharacterized protein LOC111241564 gives rise to the protein MKLRALALTDVPSRCDSGGLERPRDVTDLPIPTPFAFAIQQLGIVKSADLQYDLKVVPCKPQTGFRFGQPTGTLWNPNAYQQAVEFARNLGMRFTIVDTTVKEGTAWWLFQQDYAEDVFQLTCPYPETNFTEMMTLPHSLYLNNEGPNPSNPISDLTGAPHTGNFGIMMQSPHHGINISTFKAISDTTND